A DNA window from Gillisia sp. Hel1_33_143 contains the following coding sequences:
- a CDS encoding type I restriction-modification system subunit M N-terminal domain-containing protein, with amino-acid sequence MAKVDIDFEKELWDAANELRGAVSENNYKNYILPLVFLKHLSERYEVVRDELKVYK; translated from the coding sequence ATGGCAAAAGTAGACATAGATTTTGAAAAAGAACTCTGGGATGCAGCAAACGAATTACGCGGTGCTGTATCTGAAAACAATTATAAAAATTACATTTTACCCCTTGTTTTCCTAAAGCATTTAAGCGAACGTTACGAGGTAGTTAGAGATGAATTAAAGGTATATAAATGA